The following proteins come from a genomic window of Miscanthus floridulus cultivar M001 chromosome 2, ASM1932011v1, whole genome shotgun sequence:
- the LOC136538528 gene encoding WRKY transcription factor 71-like produces MDSSSHPGGAIGSGGGERNQREEEAAATEAGNGSQLVMPEDGYEWKKYGQKFIKNIQKIRSYFRCRHRLCGAKKKVEWHPRGPSGDLRIVYEGAHQHGAPEEAAAIPGAQLQGGGASYNRYELGAQYFGGARSQ; encoded by the exons ATGGATTCAAGCTCACATCCCGGCGGCGCAAT AGGGAgcggaggaggagagagaaaccaaagggaggaggaggcggcggcgacagAGGCCGGCAACGGCAGCCAGCTGGTGATGCCGGAGGACGGGTACGAGTGGAAGAAGTACGGCCAGAAGTTCATCAAGAACATCCAGAAAATCAG GAGCTACTTCCGGTGCCGGCACAGGCTGTGCGGCGCCAAGAAGAAGGTGGAGTGGCACCCGCGGGGCCCCAGCGGCGACCTCCGCATCGTCTACGAGGGCGCGCACCAGCACGGCGCCCCGGAGGAGGCGGCGGCTATTCCCGGTGCACAGCTGCAGGGCGGCGGCGCCTCCTACAACAGATACGAGCTGGGCGCGCAGTACTTCGGCGGGGCCCGGTCGCAGTGA